From the Leptospira sp. WS60.C2 genome, one window contains:
- the leuC gene encoding 3-isopropylmalate dehydratase large subunit: MKTMFEKIWNDHLVHEEDGTCLIYIDRHLVHEVTSPQAFESLKLTNRKVRRPDATFATMDHNVSTRTRDWKSVDPISVLQMQTLMDNCKENGITLFDINHPDNGIVHVVAPELGLTHPGMTIVCGDSHTATHGAFGALAFGIGTSEVEHVLATQTLVQKKPKTLEISVDGKLSPLVSAKDIVLAIIGKIGTDGATGYVIEFTGEAIRSLSMEGRMTICNMAIEAGARAGLISPDETTINYIKGRDYAPKGELFDEAVAKWKSYATDPGAKFDKTVVLNANEIAPMVSWGTSPGQVIPVTATVPSPNDFTDPVQRKSAESALAYMDLKPGQKLSDVKVNKVFIGSCTNSRIEDLRVVANTVKGKKVSKDVEAIIVPGSGRVKRQAESEGLDKIFIEAGFQWRNPGCSMCLAMNDDVLSPGDRCASTSNRNFEGRQGKGGRTHLVGPAMAAAVAVEGHFVDIREWK, from the coding sequence ATGAAAACCATGTTTGAGAAGATTTGGAATGACCATTTAGTTCACGAGGAAGATGGGACCTGCCTCATTTACATTGATAGACACCTTGTTCACGAGGTGACAAGCCCACAAGCTTTTGAGAGTTTAAAACTGACAAACCGAAAGGTTCGAAGACCAGATGCTACCTTCGCGACCATGGATCATAACGTATCCACAAGGACCCGCGACTGGAAATCAGTAGACCCCATTTCCGTTTTGCAAATGCAAACGCTCATGGACAACTGTAAAGAAAACGGAATTACATTATTTGATATCAACCATCCTGACAACGGGATTGTCCACGTCGTAGCACCAGAGTTAGGTTTAACTCACCCTGGTATGACGATTGTTTGTGGGGATTCGCACACAGCGACCCATGGAGCTTTCGGTGCCCTTGCGTTTGGAATTGGTACTTCGGAAGTGGAACACGTGTTAGCGACACAAACCCTTGTCCAAAAGAAGCCGAAAACATTAGAGATTAGCGTTGATGGAAAACTTTCTCCTCTTGTGTCTGCAAAAGACATCGTTCTTGCGATCATCGGAAAAATTGGAACAGATGGAGCGACTGGATATGTGATCGAGTTCACAGGAGAAGCAATCCGTTCTCTTAGTATGGAAGGTCGTATGACCATCTGCAATATGGCAATTGAAGCGGGAGCAAGAGCGGGGCTAATTTCTCCTGACGAAACGACCATAAATTACATCAAAGGAAGAGACTATGCTCCTAAGGGAGAATTGTTTGACGAGGCTGTTGCCAAATGGAAATCCTATGCAACTGACCCTGGTGCTAAGTTTGATAAAACTGTCGTTCTCAATGCAAACGAAATTGCACCAATGGTTTCTTGGGGAACATCGCCTGGACAAGTGATCCCTGTGACGGCTACGGTTCCGAGTCCGAATGATTTTACGGATCCAGTGCAACGAAAGTCCGCAGAATCGGCGTTAGCTTATATGGATTTAAAACCAGGTCAAAAACTTTCTGATGTGAAAGTGAATAAAGTATTCATTGGGTCTTGCACCAATTCTAGGATTGAAGACCTTCGGGTTGTGGCAAATACGGTCAAAGGGAAAAAAGTAAGTAAAGACGTGGAAGCGATTATTGTTCCCGGTTCTGGGCGAGTGAAACGACAAGCAGAGAGCGAAGGCCTCGATAAAATCTTTATCGAAGCAGGATTCCAATGGCGGAATCCTGGTTGTTCTATGTGTCTTGCGATGAATGATGATGTGTTATCACCTGGTGACCGTTGTGCGTCCACTTCCAACAGAAATTTTGAAGGAAGACAGGGAAAAGGCGGAAGGACCCATTTGGTGGGACCTGCCATGGCTGCCGCAGTGGCAGTGGAAGGACATTTTGTAGACATTCGGGAGTGGAAATAA
- the leuD gene encoding 3-isopropylmalate dehydratase small subunit — protein MKAFTKLKGIAALLDKANVDTDQIIPKQFLRKIERSGFGKHLFHDWRFLDDAGQKPNPDFVLNAPRYEGATILVTRDNFGCGSSREHAPWALEDYGFRAILSPSYADIFYNNCFKNGMLPIVLSESQIEEIFQTIDKKPGANLEIDLENQVVITEEGKKYPFEVDAFRKHCLLNGLDDIGLTLQKADFIQKFEEKNQKDVPWLYRKSV, from the coding sequence ATGAAAGCATTTACTAAGTTAAAAGGGATCGCTGCCTTACTTGATAAAGCAAACGTAGATACGGATCAAATCATTCCAAAACAATTCCTTCGTAAAATCGAACGATCTGGTTTTGGCAAACATTTGTTTCATGACTGGAGATTTTTAGATGATGCTGGTCAAAAACCAAACCCAGACTTTGTTCTCAATGCACCCAGATACGAAGGGGCTACCATCCTTGTCACTCGTGACAATTTTGGATGTGGGTCTTCCCGAGAACACGCACCTTGGGCTCTAGAAGACTACGGGTTTCGTGCGATTCTTTCTCCGTCTTATGCTGATATTTTTTACAATAACTGTTTTAAGAACGGAATGCTTCCGATTGTCCTTTCGGAATCCCAAATTGAGGAAATTTTCCAAACAATCGACAAAAAGCCTGGTGCCAATTTGGAAATTGATTTGGAAAACCAAGTTGTAATCACAGAAGAAGGAAAAAAATACCCGTTTGAAGTGGATGCATTTCGTAAACATTGCCTTCTCAATGGATTGGATGACATTGGTCTCACCCTTCAAAAAGCAGATTTTATTCAAAAATTTGAAGAAAAGAACCAAAAAGATGTTCCCTGGTTGTACAGAAAGAGTGTATAA
- a CDS encoding FKBP-type peptidyl-prolyl cis-trans isomerase, with amino-acid sequence MKQFFLTLISLLFVAGLSADELLIQDTKQGLGKEAIRGTTVVVHYTGKLTNGKVFDSSLDRGEPFSFQLGQGQVIQGWERGIVGMKEGGKRKLTIPPKFGYGDRAVGPIPANSTLVFDVELIKVK; translated from the coding sequence ATGAAACAGTTTTTTTTAACTCTCATTTCCCTTTTGTTTGTAGCAGGTCTTTCTGCTGATGAACTCCTGATCCAAGACACCAAACAAGGATTAGGCAAGGAAGCGATTCGAGGCACTACGGTTGTAGTCCATTACACCGGTAAATTGACCAATGGCAAAGTATTTGATTCATCTCTCGATCGAGGGGAGCCGTTTAGTTTTCAATTGGGGCAAGGCCAAGTGATCCAAGGTTGGGAACGAGGGATTGTCGGAATGAAAGAAGGTGGAAAGAGAAAACTCACCATTCCACCTAAGTTTGGTTATGGAGACAGAGCTGTAGGTCCCATTCCTGCCAATTCCACACTTGTATTTGATGTTGAACTGATTAAAGTGAAGTAA